In one Bufo gargarizans isolate SCDJY-AF-19 chromosome 11, ASM1485885v1, whole genome shotgun sequence genomic region, the following are encoded:
- the LOC122922091 gene encoding uncharacterized protein LOC122922091 isoform X4, which translates to MSRGRSKRKVRRTCHLCDTKFDSQREQAEHFNGAFHKFMMSIKRTQMSYLENTKTLNEQITETGKKESLIGLEYIYEYAEDSNGVRMYECQLCDTACQSDEIFFHIVGIRHRVLYLVKHHPIMGIEADFDVQNQASYRKLANNALAIEQTHGRKKINVVDQVYVEKHKPYEDSDSESSSEGSKSSSSDSRSVDSRRSMSPVRRAARKRRRRKHRETNKLRRERRARARMLQEDDDYRRRDDSLSRERDRYLESRRDSLDRQRTQVLDCSEDFDARSMHRVGIPATLHDRDDARVLDGARDVQSRYRELGSVYLSDNRDIPNLQQDTRGGMAWQYGTGAAMLPDDRVGSLAQHGVASVSLYQQERPFQTIAGAASALGTTVPPYQQERQFLTTAGAAPPIGAAVSPYQQERPFQTIAGVASALGTTVPPYQQERPFPPTAGGAPPLGNTVPPYQQIRPLPPTAGAAPPLGTSLPLVGKGPTPEDAAEDLDLRRCIGVRGGPSLFHDGDYKGSSASGDSRDHSRRRNRSPDPRDRANRNRSTYLGDCGDIDVRFMLPTGGISFRELKAAHEKTLLGGSSSGNLPPWEKKKEKDGDSDTEVCSMEFSDGEPEDFWCNEELFDFLKTYHIGDEEDVQFILKAIKVLSESMMRHKTRKEELQKWISQEKQKLEEEKKVFLQLKKRKEDNIFATTMKSTELENIKLFKKVTGEKNVTAPKPTAEKPQETVKQPEQATSFEKPPLWSPAPAAPKAVPKPAVSSAQKVDPPQPKTTSKKARASGKAPKVPQPQAQSVNEPLPLTNFQKALVSGSIAPLLEAAGFVTQPQQGAFSQKALVSGLGPLVQQLQKPQGSGAGSNTNPRLPGPKTANQSTPGQAPGGYSGAGAGSNPNPRVPGPRVANPNLPGQALGGYSGAGAGSNPNPRLPGSRMANPNLQGQAQGGYSGAGAGSNPNPRLPGSRMANPNLQGQAQGGYSGSGPGSNRNPLLPAPRMANPNLPGQAPGGYSGAGAGSNPNLRFPGSRMANPNLQGQAPGGYSGAGAGSNMNSRFPGPRFSNPNLQGQAPGRFSGDGAGSNPNLGFPGQRFSNPNLPGQAPGRFSGPNMRFGQNTQIPGGRLNLDPSKQQRPFGGQAAVRNPEQYTQAQWQSQFGGAEESESEPQSEQPTGSAGFSSDRRQGTFPNQNPPKPGVYPAGILKNRTGNPPSSFS; encoded by the exons ATGAGCAGAGGACGGAGTAAAAGGAAGGTCCGGCGTACGTGCCAC CTCTGCGATACCAAGTTCGACAGTCAAAGGGAACAAGCCGAACACTTCAACGGGGCTTTCCACAAATTTATGATG TCGATAAAGCGAACGCAGATGTCTTATCTGGAAAACACCAAGACGCTGAACGAGCAGATCACAGAGACGGGCAAAAAGGAATCCCTGATCG GTCTTGAGTACATCTATGAATACGCAGAAGATAGCAATGGCGTCCGCATGTATGAGTGCCAGCTGTGTGACACTGCCTGCCAGTCGGATGAAATCTTCTTTCACATTGTGGGAATTCGGCACAGAGTCTTGTACCTG GTGAAGCATCACCCTATTATGGGGATCGAGGCCGACTTTGACGTGCAAAATCAAGCTAGTTACCGAAAATTAGCTAATAATGCCCTGGCCATTGAGCAGACGCACGGAAGGAAGAAGATAAAT GTTGTGGATCAAGTTTATGTGGAGAAACATAAACCCTATGAGGACAGTGATTCAGAGAGCAGTTCTGAGG GCTCCAAATCAAGTTCCTCAGACTCCAGGAGCGTGGATTCCAGAAGAAGTATGTCCCCCGTCCGGAGAG CTGCACGTAAAAGACGCAGACGAAAACACAGGGAAACTAATAAATTGAGGAGAGAGCGCAGAGCCCGGGCACGGATGCTTCAAGAAGATGATGATTATCGACGACGAGATGATTCTCTATCCAGGGAACGGGACCGTTACCTGGAATCTCGCCGTGACAGTCTAGACAGGCAGAGAACCCAGGTACTTGATTGTAGTGAAGATTTCGATGCCAGGAGCATGCACCGTGTCGGTATACCAGCGACTCTGCACGACAGAGACGATGCAAGAGTTCTAGACGGAGCCCGTGATGTCCAATCCAGGTACCGTGAACTTGGCTCAGTATATCTGTCTGACAACAGAGACATTCCAAATTTACAACAAGACACCCGAGGCGGCATGGCATGGCAATATGGCACTGGTGCAGCCATGTTGCCTGATGACAGAGTTGGTTCTTTAGCTCAGCACGGTGTTGCTAGTGTCTCTCTGTATCAACAAGAACGCCCATTTCAGACTATTGCTGGAGCTGCATCGGCGCTTGGAACTACCGTCCCTCCCTATCAACAAGAACGCCAGTTTCTGACTACTGCTGGAGCTGCACCGCCAATTGGAGCTGCTGTCTCTCCGTATCAACAAGAACGCCCATTTCAGACTATTGCTGGAGTTGCATCGGCACTTGGAACTACCGTTCCTCCGTATCAACAAGAACGCCCGTTTCCACCTACTGCTGGAGGTGCTCCACCACTTGGAAATACTGTCCCTCCGTATCAACAGATACGCCCATTACCGCCCACTGCTGGAGCTGCACCGCCACTTGGAACTTCACTTCCACTGGTTGGAAAAGGTCCAACACCTGAAGATGCAGCTGAAGACTTGGATTTGAGGCGGTGTATCGGTGTTCGTGGCGGGCCCTCGCTCTTCCATGATGGGGACTATAAAGGTTCTTCTGCTTCTGGTGACAGTAGGGACCACAGTAGGAGGCGAAACCGCTCGCCAGATCCCCGCGATAGAGCGAATAGAAACAGATCAACATATCTTGGGGACTGTGGTGACATTGATGTGCGGTTCATGTTGCCCACGGGGGGCATCTCATTTCGAG AACTGAAGGCAGCTCATGAAAAAACGTTATTAGGAGGGTCCAG CAGCGGAAACCTTCCCCCGTGGGAGAAGAAGAAG GAAAAGGATGGTGACAGCGACACGGAAGTGTGCAGCATG GAGTTCAGTGATGGTGAACCAGAGGATTTCTGGTGCAACGAGGAGTTGTTTGATTTCTTG AAAACCTACCACATCGGCGATGAAGAAGATGTTCAGTTCATCTTGAAAGCCATAAAAGTGTTGTCTGAGTCTATGATGCGTCACAAAACGCGTAAGGAGGAATTACAGAAGTGGATTTCACAGGAGAAACAGAAGCTggaagaagaaaagaag GTATTTTTACAGCTTAAGAAACGTAAAGAGGATAACATATTTGCCACAACCATGAAAAGTACAG AACTGGAGAATATTAAACTGTTTAAGAAAGTGACCGGCGAGAAGAACGTCACCGCACCTAAACCGACTGCTGAGAAACCTCAAG AGACCGTCAAGCAGCCGGAGCAAGCGACCAGCTTTGAGAAGCCGCCCCTATGGAGTCCTGCGCCGGCAGCTCCAAAAGCTGTTCCAAAACctgcag TGTCATCGGCACAGAAAGTCGACCCGCCTCAGCCAAAGACCACCTCCAAGAAGGCACGGGCGTCTGGTAAAGCCCCAAAAGTTCCACAACCTCAAG CACAATCAGTCAACGAGCCTCTGCCACTGACCAACTTCCAGAAGGCGCTAGTGTCCGGCAGTATTGCACCTTTACTTGAAGCAGCAG GGTTCGTGACCCAGCCCCAGCAAGGGGCCTTCTCCCAGAAAGCGCTCGTGTCCGGTCTGGGGCCACTAGTTCAACAGCTTCAGAAACCTCAGG GCTCCGGAGCAGGTTCTAATACAAATCCGCGACTCCCTGGCCCCAAAACAGCTAATCAAAGTACGCCAGGACAAGCCCCGGGCGGATATTCAG GCGCCGGAGCAGGCTCCAATCCGAATCCGCGAGTCCCTGGTCCCAGAGTGGCCAATCCAAATCTCCCAGGACAAGCCCTGGGCGGATATTCAG GCGCCGGAGCAGGCTCCAATCCGAATCCGCGACTCCCTGGCTCCAGAATGGCCAATCCAAATCTCCAAGGACAAGCACAGGGCGGATATTCAG GCGCCGGGGCAGGCTCCAATCCGAATCCGCGACTCCCTGGCTCCAGAATGGCCAATCCAAATCTCCAAGGACAAGCCCAGGGCGGATATTCAG GCTCCGGACCAGGTTCCAATCGGAATCCGCTACTCCCTGCCCCAAGAATGGCCAATCCGAATCTCCCAGGTCAAGCCCCGGGCGGATATTCAG GCGCCGGAGCAGGCTCCAATCCGAATCTGCGATTCCCTGGCTCCAGAATGGCCAATCCAAATCTCCAAGGACAAGCCCCGGGCGGATATTCGG GCGCTGGAGCAGGTTCCAATATGAATTCGCGATTCCCTGGCCCCAGATTCTCCAATCCAAATCTCCAAGGACAAGCCCCGGGCAGGTTCTCAG GCGACGGAGCAGGTTCCAATCCGAATTTGGGATTCCCTGGCCAGAGATTTTCTAATCCAAATCTTCCAGGACAAGCCCCGGGCAGATTCTCAG GCCCCAATATGCGTTTTGGTCAGAATACACAAATTCCTGGTGGCAGACTTAATCTGGATCCCTCTAAGCAACAAAGGCCCTTCGGAGGACAAGCGGCAGTCAGAAATCCAG AGCAGTACACCCAGGCCCAATGGCAGTCCCAGTTCGGTGGCgcagaagaatctgaatcag
- the LOC122922091 gene encoding uncharacterized protein LOC122922091 isoform X6: MYECQLCDTACQSDEIFFHIVGIRHRVLYLVKHHPIMGIEADFDVQNQASYRKLANNALAIEQTHGRKKINVVDQVYVEKHKPYEDSDSESSSEGSKSSSSDSRSVDSRRSMSPVRRAARKRRRRKHRETNKLRRERRARARMLQEDDDYRRRDDSLSRERDRYLESRRDSLDRQRTQVLDCSEDFDARSMHRVGIPATLHDRDDARVLDGARDVQSRYRELGSVYLSDNRDIPNLQQDTRGGMAWQYGTGAAMLPDDRVGSLAQHGVASVSLYQQERPFQTIAGAASALGTTVPPYQQERQFLTTAGAAPPIGAAVSPYQQERPFQTIAGVASALGTTVPPYQQERPFPPTAGGAPPLGNTVPPYQQIRPLPPTAGAAPPLGTSLPLVGKGPTPEDAAEDLDLRRCIGVRGGPSLFHDGDYKGSSASGDSRDHSRRRNRSPDPRDRANRNRSTYLGDCGDIDVRFMLPTGGISFRELKAAHEKTLLGGSSSGNLPPWEKKKEKDGDSDTEVCSMEFSDGEPEDFWCNEELFDFLKTYHIGDEEDVQFILKAIKVLSESMMRHKTRKEELQKWISQEKQKLEEEKKVFLQLKKRKEDNIFATTMKSTELENIKLFKKVTGEKNVTAPKPTAEKPQETVKQPEQATSFEKPPLWSPAPAAPKAVPKPAVSSAQKVDPPQPKTTSKKARASGKAPKVPQPQAQSVNEPLPLTNFQKALVSGSIAPLLEAAGFVTQPQQGAFSQKALVSGLGPLVQQLQKPQGSGAGSNTNPRLPGPKTANQSTPGQAPGGYSGAGAGSNPNPRVPGPRVANPNLPGQALGGYSGAGAGSNPNPRLPGSRMANPNLQGQAQGGYSGAGAGSNPNPRLPGSRMANPNLQGQAQGGYSGAGAGSNRNPLLPDPRMAIPNLLGQAQGGYSGSGPGSNRNPLLPAPRMANPNLPGQAPGGYSGAGAGSNPNLRFPGSRMANPNLQGQAPGGYSGAGAGSNMNSRFPGPRFSNPNLQGQAPGRFSGDGAGSNPNLGFPGQRFSNPNLPGQAPGRFSGPNMRFGQNTQIPGGRLNLDPSKQQRPFGGQAAVRNPEQYTQAQWQSQFGGAEESESEPQSEQPTGSAGFSSDRRQGTFPNQNPPKPGVYPAGILKNRTGNPPSSFS, encoded by the exons ATGTATGAGTGCCAGCTGTGTGACACTGCCTGCCAGTCGGATGAAATCTTCTTTCACATTGTGGGAATTCGGCACAGAGTCTTGTACCTG GTGAAGCATCACCCTATTATGGGGATCGAGGCCGACTTTGACGTGCAAAATCAAGCTAGTTACCGAAAATTAGCTAATAATGCCCTGGCCATTGAGCAGACGCACGGAAGGAAGAAGATAAAT GTTGTGGATCAAGTTTATGTGGAGAAACATAAACCCTATGAGGACAGTGATTCAGAGAGCAGTTCTGAGG GCTCCAAATCAAGTTCCTCAGACTCCAGGAGCGTGGATTCCAGAAGAAGTATGTCCCCCGTCCGGAGAG CTGCACGTAAAAGACGCAGACGAAAACACAGGGAAACTAATAAATTGAGGAGAGAGCGCAGAGCCCGGGCACGGATGCTTCAAGAAGATGATGATTATCGACGACGAGATGATTCTCTATCCAGGGAACGGGACCGTTACCTGGAATCTCGCCGTGACAGTCTAGACAGGCAGAGAACCCAGGTACTTGATTGTAGTGAAGATTTCGATGCCAGGAGCATGCACCGTGTCGGTATACCAGCGACTCTGCACGACAGAGACGATGCAAGAGTTCTAGACGGAGCCCGTGATGTCCAATCCAGGTACCGTGAACTTGGCTCAGTATATCTGTCTGACAACAGAGACATTCCAAATTTACAACAAGACACCCGAGGCGGCATGGCATGGCAATATGGCACTGGTGCAGCCATGTTGCCTGATGACAGAGTTGGTTCTTTAGCTCAGCACGGTGTTGCTAGTGTCTCTCTGTATCAACAAGAACGCCCATTTCAGACTATTGCTGGAGCTGCATCGGCGCTTGGAACTACCGTCCCTCCCTATCAACAAGAACGCCAGTTTCTGACTACTGCTGGAGCTGCACCGCCAATTGGAGCTGCTGTCTCTCCGTATCAACAAGAACGCCCATTTCAGACTATTGCTGGAGTTGCATCGGCACTTGGAACTACCGTTCCTCCGTATCAACAAGAACGCCCGTTTCCACCTACTGCTGGAGGTGCTCCACCACTTGGAAATACTGTCCCTCCGTATCAACAGATACGCCCATTACCGCCCACTGCTGGAGCTGCACCGCCACTTGGAACTTCACTTCCACTGGTTGGAAAAGGTCCAACACCTGAAGATGCAGCTGAAGACTTGGATTTGAGGCGGTGTATCGGTGTTCGTGGCGGGCCCTCGCTCTTCCATGATGGGGACTATAAAGGTTCTTCTGCTTCTGGTGACAGTAGGGACCACAGTAGGAGGCGAAACCGCTCGCCAGATCCCCGCGATAGAGCGAATAGAAACAGATCAACATATCTTGGGGACTGTGGTGACATTGATGTGCGGTTCATGTTGCCCACGGGGGGCATCTCATTTCGAG AACTGAAGGCAGCTCATGAAAAAACGTTATTAGGAGGGTCCAG CAGCGGAAACCTTCCCCCGTGGGAGAAGAAGAAG GAAAAGGATGGTGACAGCGACACGGAAGTGTGCAGCATG GAGTTCAGTGATGGTGAACCAGAGGATTTCTGGTGCAACGAGGAGTTGTTTGATTTCTTG AAAACCTACCACATCGGCGATGAAGAAGATGTTCAGTTCATCTTGAAAGCCATAAAAGTGTTGTCTGAGTCTATGATGCGTCACAAAACGCGTAAGGAGGAATTACAGAAGTGGATTTCACAGGAGAAACAGAAGCTggaagaagaaaagaag GTATTTTTACAGCTTAAGAAACGTAAAGAGGATAACATATTTGCCACAACCATGAAAAGTACAG AACTGGAGAATATTAAACTGTTTAAGAAAGTGACCGGCGAGAAGAACGTCACCGCACCTAAACCGACTGCTGAGAAACCTCAAG AGACCGTCAAGCAGCCGGAGCAAGCGACCAGCTTTGAGAAGCCGCCCCTATGGAGTCCTGCGCCGGCAGCTCCAAAAGCTGTTCCAAAACctgcag TGTCATCGGCACAGAAAGTCGACCCGCCTCAGCCAAAGACCACCTCCAAGAAGGCACGGGCGTCTGGTAAAGCCCCAAAAGTTCCACAACCTCAAG CACAATCAGTCAACGAGCCTCTGCCACTGACCAACTTCCAGAAGGCGCTAGTGTCCGGCAGTATTGCACCTTTACTTGAAGCAGCAG GGTTCGTGACCCAGCCCCAGCAAGGGGCCTTCTCCCAGAAAGCGCTCGTGTCCGGTCTGGGGCCACTAGTTCAACAGCTTCAGAAACCTCAGG GCTCCGGAGCAGGTTCTAATACAAATCCGCGACTCCCTGGCCCCAAAACAGCTAATCAAAGTACGCCAGGACAAGCCCCGGGCGGATATTCAG GCGCCGGAGCAGGCTCCAATCCGAATCCGCGAGTCCCTGGTCCCAGAGTGGCCAATCCAAATCTCCCAGGACAAGCCCTGGGCGGATATTCAG GCGCCGGAGCAGGCTCCAATCCGAATCCGCGACTCCCTGGCTCCAGAATGGCCAATCCAAATCTCCAAGGACAAGCACAGGGCGGATATTCAG GCGCCGGGGCAGGCTCCAATCCGAATCCGCGACTCCCTGGCTCCAGAATGGCCAATCCAAATCTCCAAGGACAAGCCCAGGGCGGATATTCAG GTGCCGGAGCAGGTTCCAATCGGAATCCGCTACTCCCTGACCCCAGAATGGCCATTCCAAATCTCCTAGGACAAGCCCAGGGCGGATATTCAG GCTCCGGACCAGGTTCCAATCGGAATCCGCTACTCCCTGCCCCAAGAATGGCCAATCCGAATCTCCCAGGTCAAGCCCCGGGCGGATATTCAG GCGCCGGAGCAGGCTCCAATCCGAATCTGCGATTCCCTGGCTCCAGAATGGCCAATCCAAATCTCCAAGGACAAGCCCCGGGCGGATATTCGG GCGCTGGAGCAGGTTCCAATATGAATTCGCGATTCCCTGGCCCCAGATTCTCCAATCCAAATCTCCAAGGACAAGCCCCGGGCAGGTTCTCAG GCGACGGAGCAGGTTCCAATCCGAATTTGGGATTCCCTGGCCAGAGATTTTCTAATCCAAATCTTCCAGGACAAGCCCCGGGCAGATTCTCAG GCCCCAATATGCGTTTTGGTCAGAATACACAAATTCCTGGTGGCAGACTTAATCTGGATCCCTCTAAGCAACAAAGGCCCTTCGGAGGACAAGCGGCAGTCAGAAATCCAG AGCAGTACACCCAGGCCCAATGGCAGTCCCAGTTCGGTGGCgcagaagaatctgaatcag